In the Rhododendron vialii isolate Sample 1 chromosome 2a, ASM3025357v1 genome, AAACTTTAGTATTGCATTAAACTggtgacttttttttgttttggattggCAAATTGGTTAATTAACTTGTAAACTGAGTTCAGTCGTCTTTGATACGAATGTCATGTCAAGTCACTAGATGTTGGGCTACGAACCAAGCACGTACACTCAATAGTTCGGAAAAATAAAGCATGAGATATAGACATTGTACATGGTTTGGCAAGAATAGTTACGTCACTGCACTTCGTCTCAAGAAAGAAGAGTAATTTAAAATGGCTAAGTGTTGCTAGTATTGAAGGTGTATaaattgccgatcaaaaaaaaaaaaagtcgggGTGAGCATCAATGAACCACCATAGTAACTTCAGTTGGATCCACCAATGCACGGTCCTCGAATTCAGTACTAATCAAGCTtcagaaaacccaaaaaaaaaagggtaagtCGAACCAGATCTCAAATGATACGTAGGCATCGTTATTAGATTTTTTCGGTTACCTTTCACATTATCATCACAATTTGTTaggagtgttgctatatgtaccgaccacggggagggaaaacgtaccgacggccgccggcgggccgtctccggccaccggacggccgatccgagccgttcaaaaattttaaaaaataaaaccgagggggccaacgcgggaatcaagggcatccgaggtgtttagggtgcttgatcaaagcacccttttttcgtgtatatatgtacacacacatatatacacgaaaaaagggtgctttgatcaagcaccctaaacacctcggatgcccttgattcccgcgttggccccctcggttttattttttaaaatttttgaacggctcggatcggccgtccggtggccggagacggcccgccggcggccgtcggtacgttttctctcccccaatggtcggtactcatagatttttcgaaTTGTTAGTATACATTTCCTACTTTCTTGGTTATGACTAGGTGGCTTTTTCAAGTCGAGATGTTTGAAGTTCATGGATAGCTCTCGGCAAAGGGAGTATTGTTGGTATAAATCCCTCCAGTAATCTTGAAGCTACATTGAAATCactttttcgttttgttttggtGGCCGCTATTTGCGGCGTACTTCTTGCTACTCGCAGTCGATTAAAATTTTATCGGTTACAGACAAAAATGCCATCATGCAGTTTGACCATTATACCCCTAAAACCTCAtgttatttgaccattttaccctttaaGAATATTACATAACTCAttacatacaaccacaaaaaatcatctccctgatttccctccctccctcccagaATGTCTCCTCCCTCCCCCATTCAAACTCCTCCATTTTCATCCCCAGCTGCCATCACCCACCACCAAGCCCCTCCCACCAGCAGCCAAGTCTGCCTATCTTCCgcctctcctcttcctcctacATTGTCAATAGAAACCTCGAttgcttcctctccctccattgaTAAACAAGAAATAGTTGACCCATCAATACACCACGATTTGGAGTCTGAAGATCACACAATGGATGTTGAGAAACATGTCACAGATGTTGTAGTGACGGAGCAAAAATCGCAGCAAGAGGTAAGCCCGCCCTCCATTTCCAATTTCAGTTCTGGCCCGACACCGTTGGACACGCAGTGCCAAAACTTTACTAACTTTTCGGACTCTAATATCTAAATTATGTACAgctattcggatattaatattcGAATATTGTCAACATTATTGGACTCTTATATCCGAATTTAGTGCCagttttcagatattaatatctgaatgaAATTGCAGAGAATCCTGCATTTACAGTTAGATACACAGTGCCAAAACTTGACTAACTTTTCGGACTCTAATGTAtgaattatgtacaactatTTGGATATTAATATTTGAATATTGTCAACATTGTTCGACTCTAATATCCGAATTTAGTGCTagttttcagatattaatatctaaATAAAACTGCAAAGAATCCTACACTTACCTAGTTTGTCTTTGGGTGTTACAGGGTGACACTTCAACACTTGGTAGTTATGTAGGGCCATCGACTATACCTACTTAGACCTGTCCTCCATACGATTAGACGAAGCATTTTACAACGGAGACGgtgagtgttttttttatagagtaTTTATCTTGTGCAATCTTATATTACGggctataattttttgttatgtgtgtgTAGGTTTTTCCATCCGATGAAGCGTTGGTAGATTGGATAAGATGTACTTTTAAACAATACGGGTTTATCATTGTGATTAAGGGTTCTGAGAAATATATTAAGAATCACACACCTAGGATGAGATTTTCATGTGAAATGAGTGGTAAGTATAGGCCGTTTGTAAAGAAAGTTGATGGGAAGGAGGTAGCTGTGAAGAAGAGAGTACGGTCCGCGGACACCAAAAAATGTGAATgcccatttgaattgaaagctgTAAAGGACAATGATGGTTGGACTGTCTCTGTCCACAATGGCACCCACAACCATCCTCCAGCGGTGTACTTTGAGGGCCATTCGTATGCCGGGAGGTTGTCAGCAGAGCAGACTAGCACGGTGGTTGATTTGTCAGTCGCTTTGGTGAAACCAAAAGAAATCCTAACCCATTTGAAGGTTCAAGATCCTGAGAACATAACGTCTATCAAAACCGTGTACAATGTACGACAAAAGTATCAAGTGATAGAGAAAGCTGGGAAATCTCAAATGCAACATTTGTTGGATTGGCTAGAAAAGTACCACTATGTTCATTGGACCCGTGGGAACGAGACTGAGAATGTCACGGAGTTGTTTTGGTCTCCCCCATCTGCCGGGGAGATGTTATGTGCTTTTCCCCACGTGTTAATGATAGATTGCACATACAAGACGAATAAGTACAAGTTTCCTTTGCTTCAAATTGTTGGTGTAACATCGACGGAGATGACTTTTTGTGCAGCGTTTGCTTTCATGGAGTGAAAAAAACGGAAAACTACACTTGGGTCTTGGAGAAGCTAAAAGGCATGATGGGTCCCAACGCGCTTCCGTCCGTTATTGTCACGGATAAGGAGTTGGCGCTTATGAATGCCATCACAAATGTTTTCCCTCATGCTACCAACCTCCTATGTAGGTGGCATATTGGCAAGAACGTATTAGCCAAGTGTAGAAAGATGTTTGATGACAAGATGTGGGAGGAGTTTATTTGCAGTTGGGGTCTAGTCGTCCTTTCATCGAGTGTTGCACAGTACGAGGAGCGCCTTTGTGTTTTGAAGCGTAATTTTGAAATGGTTCCTACAGCACTTGAATACGTCGAGAAAAATTGGTTGGTACCCTACAAAGAGAGGTTTGTAGGAGCTTGGACAAACAAAGTCATGCATTTCGGAAACCTAACAAGTAACAGGTAAACACTTCATTCGCAACTCTGGCATTTTCCTTAATATTCATGTTATTCACtcgtttttggaaaattttcatataTTCATGTTATTTGCTACGGTTAATATCTTGCCATATTTATTTCATAGGGCAGAGAGTTCACATTCGCAGCTAAAAAATATCTTGAAAACTCGCAATGCAATTTTGATACTATATGGGAGAAGATTCACAGATTGATGTTGTTACAAGTTACTGAAGTAAAAGCTTCGTTTGAGAAGAGCCTCAATTCTATGCAACATGATTTTAGGACAACTCTATTTGATAGGCTAAGGGGAGTTGTTTCGTCAAATGCCATGACACTTGTTTTAGCGGCATCCCATCAAGTCGAATGGTTTGTGGAATCGAAGCGTCAGTGCGAGTATTCTTTGAGGCACACCCATGGTATACCTTGCGCTCATGAGATTGCTCCTTATAAGATGGCAAATATCCCCCTACCGATTGAGTTAATCTATGACCATTGGAAGAGGCTTTCTTTGCTTGCACCCAAGAATGAGGGTTCGATAGAGGAGAGGCTTTTGGCTCACTTTGATTGTTTTTACAACAAGTTCTTGAATGAAAATCAATATGATGTAAAGCTCAATTATGTTAAGAAAATGCAAGAGCTTGCTCATCCGAAAATCAGCACTCTCCTTGAACCCAAAGTGAATGCACAACCACACGGTCGGAAGTcaacgaaagaaaaaaatgcagccAAAGAACAAAATTCGACACGTAGGGATCCCTCGGAATTTGAGCATGTTCTCGCCTCCCTTCAAACCCCTAAGCCCGTCAAAGAGAAACCGCGGCGCAATCTGAAAGGGAAAGCAAAAGTTCCAGCACAACTTTTTATATGCCCCTTCATCAATCAGTTCCCAGAAGCAATAAGACCTTACATAGAATTGGTCAAGGATGTTGAAGATGATGGGAATTATGGGTTTCGGGCAGTGTCGAGCTTCATGAAAGGCGATGTTCATGAGTGGTTAATGGTAAGAAGTGATTTACTGAAAGAGTTGGAAACACATTTACACCTTTACGAACAAGTGGTAGGGGGGACCCAGAGGGCTAGGGAATTACTTCACATCTTGTCATGGTATGAAAGTCCGGCACCCCAGGAACATTGGATGACAATGCCAAACATGGGTCACATCATAGCATCTGCTTATAATTGTGTCCTTGTCCATTTATCAAATGTTCAATGTCTTACATTCCTCCCCCTCCAATCGAAGCCTTTACCCTCCATGAAACGAAAGGTTATTGCTATCGGGTTTGTTGACGGTGGACACTTTGTACAGGTATTATTTTGGTAAATGATTTGTTGTCATCTATACAATGAATTGTACTCATTAAGTCCAACTTCATTTATCTTTTATAAGTACATAATGCAATTTGACAGGTATTCCTAAAAAAAGGTTCCCCTATGCCGCCAATAGCTTGCAATTGGAAAAAACATCGTCTTTCTATCGCTAAAAATTGGGATGCAGCCCATGTTGCGGCCATTCAGAAGTTCAACGAGATCATCAACGTTGACGTAGCAATAAAGGAGGTCATCCATGTCAAGTAGCCATTTTTAGATTGAGAAATGATTTAATGTGTTGTATTATATAATGTGTTCTAATGTTATGAAAATTGGATGATTACATCTGCTTGTAGTTTTCCGATCTTCAAGGAAACTCTaatattgtatttttgtttaaaaactCATAGTTGTCAAGTTTGTGACATTCTGTTTAGAAACAAGAATGGTGTCATGCTATCTCATAGTTTTCATTCTGTTCGAAAATTAGGATCCAATTAAAGGTGTACAAATAAGATATTAAAGTCCGAACATGGGtataaattttggatatttctttCCGAAATTATTGATCCAATTCAATATTAGTATTTGAATGGTGTCAGGCTATCTCATAGTTTTCATTCGGTTCAGAAATTAGAATCCAATTAAAGGTATGCAGATCAAATATTAAAGTCTGAACATGGGTATAACTTTCGGATATTAGTTTCCGAAATTATTGATCCAGTTTGAACATTAGTGTTCGATTGGTTCAGATATCTGATGGTTCTCATTCTGTTCGGAAATTAAAATCCAATTACTGGtatataaatcagaaattaAAGTCCAAAACTTGTTATATATTTCGGATATTTATTTCCAAATTGAATTTTCTCCAAATAAATGGGCTGTAATGGTTGAAAAAGCGTGTGGATATTAAAACGGAGAATTTAAAAATTAACTCCCTAATTTATTATTGGTGAAAATGGGATGTAATTCTTCGTCTTGTATAACGTGCCAACATGAAAATATACATTTGCAGAAATTTTATTCCTCGTAAAACGTGTTCATGTCCAAAAATCCAATGATGCCGGCACCTAGTGTAACGACTCGAGTAACGATCCAAACTAGGGCCTGCTATGCTCGCTTCAGCAGCCTCCGGTCCCCTCAAAGTCCTCCGCACTTCAACAAGTGCTTGTCGTAGTTCATACGAGCAAGTTGAAGTCCTAGCCCTAGTCCCTCCCAAAACACTGTCCAAAATGGCCAAAGCCGCTGCATTGCGCTCTTCCGCACTCTCGGTATACGGCACCTCTATGGGACAGGGTGAGACCCTAAAGTGGGAGACCGTCAAAAACCAAGGAAGGTAGTCGGGATGTGACTCCCACGGGACTCCAGGCTGAATCGTAACTCGTTTCTCTGCATTCATGACATGATCGCGCCAATTTTCCCATTGACCATCTGTGTACGCGTAGACCACACTGTACGAATGACTATTAGCGCCTCTACCATCACATCCTCCTCAACCCCAACCTCTTGCCTCTGCCTTCGTCCTCGTGTTTTGCTTCGTTTACTTTCTGAAGCTAAAGCTTGCTCAGCCTTCCTCTTCCTTGCAGAAACGGTAGGAGGAACTCGTTTCATTTCCTGTACATTTGaaccatagttgtcaaaatTGTACGATTCACACAACGATATGAATCTATACATGAATCAAGGTTTATCACATTGTTGCATTTGACTAATATGAAACCACATGAATGAGTTAACAATTCAACTTTTATAATTGGGAAAAAGGTCAATTCGATTCAATATATGACGACTATGGTTAGAACACATGAATTAAAGATAGGAGGATTGGATACTAATTTTTGAATACAGATAAGTAAATCAGATTCTAATAACCGAAATAGAGGGGACTAATCGGACAGTAATGTCTGAATGGGTTATAAAGatttggatattaaaatctgaatgaggtaataaattttggatattaaaTTCTGAATAAGCTAACAATTCATGCATGGTGATTAATAGATGAACAGAAGAATCCTTAGGCATATAAACAATTCGACACACTGATGGCTACATTTTACaaataataaagacaaaacaggATTAACACAGGATTTCTTGTTATGCTATGCATGTTGCAAATAGATCTCTTTCTCTCAATCTTTATCCTATGTCCACAAAAAACTATATGACAACTAATGATGTGACAAAGTAGTTGTTTGCCTTTCATGTTTGTGTTTACAGGTcatgtgttgttttgtttggtggCTGACATGTCAAATATTTCAAGATACTCTGGCATTGGTAGCCTATGCCATGTTGGTGGATACTACTTAAGACAAATATCAAAAACTTTCCGCCTGAAGACAAATACAGGAAACATTGTATGATCCACCTTCTCTTTCCCACTCTTATTCTACACATTGTTGACTTTCTTCATTCCTAAAGGAAAAGTTTCAGTTGTATTTGGAACTATAAGTTCTTTTGATGAAGTTGGTATTCTAGAGTCTTTTTATATGCAGGTGGTGGAACATTACAACTTAAAAACAGCATGCATGTGAAAAATTCAATTCAGACACTTAATACAAAAAGAACATCATCAGAACGGTCTAGAATTAGTTGGAAAAATGTCCAATTACTAGCTTACTACTGCGCTGTACAGCACTTAGTTTGAAGATGAATTTCTATCATGTTGTCCATGCTAAAATATGCAACAATCAAAATTGGTGGCTCCTTTTCCCGAAATGAAGTTACGGGAGGTTTCTGAAAGTCTGTTGTATTGTGCTAATGAAGGTGTGCTTCTCTTGGTTTTAGTATACCAAGTTATCAATTGACTACATTAACATCCTTTGGTGACTTGTTTCAGAAGAACATAGCCAATTGGACTTTGGTATCAAAACCGAagataattaattattttagaAAGGGATTTTCTTCGCATTTGTGTTAATGGTGCTATTTCTAGGAGTGTAATCAAAACAGACTTTTCACTAGGTTATTGTGTTACAAATTGGAAGTGTTTCTACGTGTCATGACATTGTGAGTTATAGTTGTGAAGCCATATCGCGTCTCTATAAGCATAATAAAAGAGCTACAACTAGTGTGTTGAGCACTGTTCATGAAAATTGCATCTTACAAATTTATTAACATGTGTACAGACTACAAAGCTCATTGATTTGGCTTGCTTTAACATTTAGACATTCAAAAATTGGTTGAAAGAAAAGCTACAGCTCTGGTTACAACCAAGGGGTGCTAATCGAAATAGAGAGGACTAATCGGACTATAATGTCCGAATGGGGTATAAAGatttggatattaaaatccaAATGCGAcaataaattttggatattaaaTTCTGAATGATCTAACAATTCAACTTTTATAATATTCGACTACGGGGCCATTCGGaaattaaaatccgaatgacacaatcaatttcaaatattaaAATCCGAATAGGGGCAAACAATCAACTATCCGAAATTGCGAAAAACAATCAGATTCTAATGTCCGATTAAATTTTAAATACACAAAATAACTTATTGTGGGTTTctctggaaaaaaaacaaaaatcaaacgaaaaaaaaatcgcgtaataacaagattcaaaattttaccGATGTTCCACTTCGAAATTGTTGGTGATGCCGGTGTGATGTGCTTTCTTCTCACACCTCCTTTGCCTCAAAGTTGCGCTACTGTCGTGGTGGGGACTGTACAGAAGAAAAAatagggaagagagagagagagagagagagagagagagagacgagagcgATAGACGGGATGGGGaggcggggagagagagagagggagagagagacggggtGGCGGTAATGGTGGGTGGGTGGCGGCGCCGTGGGGTGGGGAGGCGGGGATCTCCTGCAGAacgagagaaaagagagagaagagagagaaaagaaaggatcgGGGAAGAGAATGATAGAGGTGCTGGGTTGGGTTGTATGTATAATGTATACAAGGGCAAAAAGGGGACTTCATGGATATTCTTTTGGCTGCAAGTAGCAAATTCTTATAAGGTGGTGGTTTGTAGGTAGCAATTGGCTGCGCGTAGCAGAAACTACGCTGCAAATAGCGGCCACCTTTGTTTTTGGGGAGGCAGGGGCCGAAGTGGCGTTGTTTATCAGTTGAGGCATGCCCTAGCTATGCCCCTTCAGTTTATCTGCAGATGCCCACTATATCTTGCACAATCTCTGTGCTCCATTATGACTGTGTCTCAGCTGCTGATTTTCTTGCTGATCCCCAAGCTTTTGATGTGGACCTTAGTACTTGAATACATTCAAGGCAAATCATAATAGGGTGTGGATATTACAAAACcggagtgattattcagtgcacGCGAAGCTCCAGGAGCAATTGATACTTTTTCTACAAAACCCTCAATGATAGCAGTGTCACGTCTTGATGTTGTAAATGGACATTTAGTCCGTAAACCACATGGGGGTTATGTTGTCATTTTGAAATGTCACGGAGGTAACTCGCCAAAGCCTCAAACCATGGGGTAGTATGGACTCTTCTCTATATTAGTGTGTGGGGATGGATGAAGGAAGTTCAAACCCAGAAACTACTAAACCTGGCTAAAGCTTGCCCTAACCGCCTGGTCTAAGCCTTGTCTTCTTTTATTGCTTTGGCATCTACGAAAAATAATGTGAAAGTAACTCGATTTCCCTTTCGTTTCACCATTTTCTTAACAAATTCACAATTCCAACCTGTTTGTATTCCCGTATACTGGTTAACAGTGCCAACAAGTCCATTAGGAAATGACTGGAGCACTCGATTTCAGAAAGGCCAACGGTACAAAAAAGTACTACACATTGAATGAAAACAACTGATCTACGGCCGTGAAAGAACTTCGGCAAGGGTACTCTGAAGTGATGCAACTGAATCTACCGCAGACTTCATGAGCCAACTGATTCCCACTTTAAGACGGTGTTCATCTGTTGGCAATCTGGCCAAGTATGCTATTTTCCTTGCTGAACAACAATCATGGTAGCACGAGTAATCAGAATGCGATGAGAGCAAAAACTGTCAAGATTGACGAAAGGGGTGGTGAATTTACCAGTATGACCTACAGGGCCCTCCAAGGTTAGCCCCTCAAGGAAACTCGGTGTAACAGCAGCATCGGATCTCCCAAGAGTCATCATCTCACCTAAATTCTGGAATCTAGAGTTCACATCGACACGTTACACATATTAGTTTGAAAGCCTAATACGTAATCAAATCTGCGTGTTTCTTGCAACAAAAGGCACATGCTACAAACTACTACTGTAAAAAGGTATTCTGCAACTAACAGATGCAAACATTATAGAATCATGGATCTGCCTTGCGTTTCAGCAGCAGGGCCGGAGCCAGGATTCAAGGTCGGGGGTGGCGAAAATTGAAAAGATTAACccctaaataaatattttctttatacATTTAAGACATTCGAAAGGTACACGTGTGTTCTAATATTAATCATCTATAATGTCTCCAAAATAATCTTAATGTTGATCAATGATCATCCATAAACATATAAGTTATATGTTTATGATATAACAGTATACCGATCTACTGAAATAAAACTCTCAACGAGACTTTTCTTCAATTTGGGCCTTTTTTGTCTGTGGTTTAAAAGTTTAAAGTACAGAGAAGAaataagagaagagaaaagagaaagacgAAAGAGGGAAGATACAAGTAGTtgattaatttcttttcttttctggatAACCGGGGGTGGCCTGTGCCACCTCACCCCTCTCTTTACCTCCACCCCTGTTCAGCAATACCTCAAGTAAACTCAACCACCCacgccgccccccccccccccccccccccccccacacacacagagaaagagagagaggcctAATACTGCAGCACCAAAGTTCATGGCTGCAGTATTAGGTTTCAGGCTGCAAGATGCGTGTTCTTGCCCGCGGGCTGTCAACCCCAGCCATTAACATCCCCCTTCCCctatattttgagttttgacttgAACCAAAAAAACCTACTCAGGCATATACATGGATAAAGACAAAGATAAAGACGAAGATCGATTCATGAATGAGTTTAAAATTTGGGTTCTTCCACCCAATGAAATTTTCGGTCATtccgaaaacttaaaaaatacagAACTTCGAGTTGATAAAGTTTTCCAAGAGAACTAATGAAACCAGATTCAACACAAAAATCCATCAAGAATTTTGCAGATTGTTTCAAACTCTTTATTCTATATTTGGGTAAATCGTAAATCATCAAGTAGTTTTGTTGCCGCATAATGCCAAAATCACCCTAAGAAAGTAGTAAAGGAAATCATATGATTAGATCtggatttttttattcataAGTATCATTAGTAAGGGTTGAACTAATGGTCATGACTCTCACTTATAGAGTTTGCTCCATCTAGGGACTCAGTTCGAAACCTCTTACGGCTCAGTCTAGAAACTCAATCAAGGGCTAATTCATACGAGGATTAGCCTCAAACTTGAGTTTGTCCATTGGCAGAATGAAACCTAAGCCGTT is a window encoding:
- the LOC131316538 gene encoding uncharacterized protein LOC131316538, whose amino-acid sequence is MSPPSPIQTPPFSSPAAITHHQAPPTSSQVCLSSASPLPPTLSIETSIASSPSIDKQEIVDPSIHHDLESEDHTMDVEKHVTDVVVTEQKSQQEGDTSTLGSYVGPSTIPT
- the LOC131317474 gene encoding PKS-NRPS hybrid synthetase cheA-like, producing MSGKYRPFVKKVDGKEVAVKKRVRSADTKKCECPFELKAVKDNDGWTVSVHNGTHNHPPAVYFEGHSYAGRLSAEQTSTVVDLSVALVKPKEILTHLKVQDPENITSIKTVYNVRQKYQVIEKAGKSQMQHLLDWLEKYHYVHWTRGNETENVTELFWSPPSAGEMLCAFPHVLMIDCTYKTNKYKFPLLQIVGVTSTEMTFCAAFAFME
- the LOC131317475 gene encoding uncharacterized protein LOC131317475; the encoded protein is MGPNALPSVIVTDKELALMNAITNVFPHATNLLCRWHIGKNVLAKCRKMFDDKMWEEFICSWGLVVLSSSVAQYEERLCVLKRNFEMVPTALEYVEKNWLVPYKERFVGAWTNKVMHFGNLTSNREFTFAAKKYLENSQCNFDTIWEKIHRLMLLQVTEVKASFEKSLNSMQHDFRTTLFDRLRGVVSSNAMTLVLAASHQVEWFVESKRQCEYSLRHTHGIPCAHEIAPYKMANIPLPIELIYDHWKRLSLLAPKNEGSIEERLLAHFDCFYNKFLNENQYDVKLNYVKKMQELAHPKISTLLEPKVNAQPHGRKSTKEKNAAKEQNSTRRDPSEFEHVLASLQTPKPVKEKPRRNLKGKAKVPAQLFICPFINQFPEAIRPYIELVKDVEDDGNYGFRAVSSFMKGDVHEWLMVRSDLLKELETHLHLYEQVVGGTQRARELLHILSWYESPAPQEHWMTMPNMGHIIASAYNCVLVHLSNVQCLTFLPLQSKPLPSMKRKVIAIGFVDGGHFVQVFLKKGSPMPPIACNWKKHRLSIAKNWDAAHVAAIQKFNEIINVDVAIKEVIHVK